One part of the Bacillota bacterium genome encodes these proteins:
- a CDS encoding DNA polymerase III subunit alpha has product MASISRNFAHLHSHTVYSLLDGHSRIDDLARKAVEMGMPAIAITDHGVMYGVIEFYKVCREYGIKPVIGCEVYEARRTRFDKQPKLDEDPYHLVLLAETDEGYHNLVKVVSAAHLEGFYYKPRVDLDLLRQHSRGLIAMSACLAGSIPQAILNGDYGEALKRTLTYRDIFGERNFYLELQDNGLDEQKRANRALLDIAAETRTPIVATNDSHYTNRGDARAHDILLCIQTNKLVSDPQRLRFGSEEFYFKTQQEMYDVFSFAPEALRNTLEIAERCNVTFEFGKTNLPEFKCPPGFNESTYLRSLCEERLHLRYPNPFQDVRDRLEYELKVINDMGYPGYFLIVSDFVQYAKSRNIPVGPGRGSAAGSLVAYVLGITDIDPLRYGLLFERFLNPERVTLPDMDIDFCFERRGEVIEYVTQKYGSQCVAQIITFGTMAARAVIRDVARALEVSYADADRLAKAVPAHLGITLDKALETAPDLKKMYNENEKFRDVIDVGRALEGMPRHASVHAAGVVITGKNLVEFVPVQRASEGGVVTQFTMDLLEELGLLKMDFLGLRTLTVLDHTLKSIQRLRGLDIDINNIPLDDPAPYEMLSRGETLGIFQLESDWVRDFLIKLKPSRFEDIIASVALCRPGPMEHIPEFIASRTGKPKYLHPRMEPILQETHGVMVYQEQIMQVASAMAGFSLAEADILRRAVGKKKKELLDKMEQSFVSGCVSHGVAKRVASEVYDLIMKFANYGFNKAHAAAYGFIAYQTAYLKANYPAEFMAALLTSVAGQSEKVSQYIDECRRLGIRVLPPDINESLADFTVTKDGIRFGLNAVKNVGEAAIASIISARDEGGLFRSLADFCSRVDSRALNKRVLESLIKSGSMGSLGRRAQLMAALEGTLSRSSRSAKGSSGSQMSLLSGVPVQAAGESLPDVPEYPRNELLRMEKDLLGLYISGNPLKECERQLRNMCSCTCQRLSGVANDERVTIGGLITAAKKITTKNGGMMAFVTLEDLTGSTEVVVFPRVFGKVSQDIQVDTIVLVTGRVQIQDEQVKVIAESVSPLSRGQGVFAGSSGKVTVVVRGGDTAGGATLNRLKEILQDNAGSWPVYINFVDKKRLIMASPQYWVTPSPSLQCELEDLVGSGCVAFEEIPEKEFSEVEENG; this is encoded by the coding sequence ATGGCTTCAATCTCACGCAATTTCGCCCATCTTCATTCGCACACAGTCTACAGTCTTCTTGACGGGCACTCTAGAATAGACGACCTCGCCCGGAAGGCTGTGGAGATGGGGATGCCCGCCATCGCGATCACCGACCACGGCGTGATGTATGGCGTGATCGAGTTCTACAAGGTGTGCAGGGAATACGGTATCAAGCCGGTCATCGGGTGCGAGGTTTACGAGGCCAGGAGGACCAGGTTTGACAAACAACCGAAACTCGACGAGGACCCGTATCACCTGGTGCTGCTGGCCGAGACAGATGAGGGGTACCACAACCTCGTCAAGGTCGTTTCCGCCGCCCACCTCGAAGGGTTCTACTACAAGCCCCGCGTGGACCTCGACCTCCTGCGGCAGCATAGCAGGGGCCTTATCGCCATGAGCGCCTGCCTGGCGGGGAGCATCCCCCAGGCGATCCTCAACGGGGATTACGGCGAGGCCCTCAAGCGCACACTCACCTACAGGGATATCTTCGGCGAACGCAACTTCTACCTCGAACTCCAGGACAACGGCCTCGACGAACAGAAGCGCGCCAATCGCGCCCTGCTCGACATAGCCGCGGAAACGCGCACCCCCATTGTGGCTACGAACGACAGCCATTACACGAACAGGGGGGATGCGCGCGCCCACGACATCCTTCTTTGCATACAGACGAACAAGCTGGTCAGCGACCCGCAGAGGCTCAGGTTCGGCAGCGAGGAGTTCTACTTCAAGACGCAGCAGGAGATGTACGACGTCTTCTCGTTCGCACCCGAGGCGTTGCGGAACACCCTTGAAATTGCTGAGCGCTGCAATGTCACGTTCGAGTTCGGCAAGACCAACCTTCCCGAGTTCAAATGCCCGCCCGGCTTCAACGAGTCGACGTACCTCAGGAGCCTCTGCGAGGAGAGGCTGCATCTCAGGTATCCAAACCCGTTTCAGGACGTCAGGGACAGGCTGGAGTATGAGCTGAAAGTCATCAACGACATGGGCTACCCCGGGTACTTCCTGATCGTGTCCGACTTCGTGCAGTACGCGAAGTCGAGGAATATCCCGGTGGGTCCGGGAAGGGGTTCGGCGGCTGGGAGCCTGGTGGCGTACGTGCTGGGGATCACCGACATCGACCCGCTCAGGTACGGGCTGCTGTTCGAGCGGTTCCTGAACCCCGAGCGTGTGACGCTGCCCGACATGGACATCGACTTCTGCTTTGAACGGCGAGGCGAAGTCATAGAATACGTCACCCAGAAGTACGGTTCGCAATGTGTTGCGCAGATAATCACGTTTGGCACAATGGCGGCCCGAGCGGTCATCAGAGACGTCGCCCGGGCGCTCGAGGTATCATACGCCGACGCGGACCGCCTGGCCAAGGCGGTGCCGGCCCATCTCGGCATCACCCTCGACAAGGCCCTCGAGACGGCGCCGGACCTGAAGAAGATGTACAACGAGAACGAGAAATTCCGCGACGTCATCGACGTGGGCAGGGCTCTCGAAGGCATGCCGAGGCACGCGTCTGTACACGCCGCCGGGGTCGTGATAACGGGGAAGAACCTCGTCGAGTTCGTCCCGGTGCAGCGCGCTTCTGAAGGCGGCGTGGTCACCCAGTTCACGATGGACCTCCTCGAGGAACTCGGCCTTCTCAAGATGGACTTCCTCGGCCTGCGAACGCTGACCGTGCTCGACCATACGCTGAAATCCATACAGCGGCTGAGAGGCCTCGACATCGACATCAACAACATTCCGCTCGACGACCCCGCGCCGTACGAGATGCTCAGCCGCGGCGAGACCCTGGGGATATTCCAGCTTGAAAGCGACTGGGTACGTGACTTTCTCATCAAACTCAAGCCCTCGCGGTTTGAGGACATAATCGCCTCCGTGGCCTTGTGTCGTCCGGGCCCGATGGAACACATCCCCGAATTCATAGCTTCTAGGACCGGTAAGCCGAAGTATCTCCACCCGCGCATGGAGCCCATACTCCAGGAAACCCACGGGGTCATGGTTTATCAGGAGCAGATCATGCAGGTGGCGTCGGCGATGGCCGGCTTCAGCCTCGCGGAGGCCGACATCCTCAGGCGGGCCGTCGGCAAGAAGAAGAAGGAACTGCTCGACAAGATGGAGCAGTCGTTCGTTTCGGGTTGTGTCAGCCACGGGGTCGCGAAAAGGGTGGCCTCGGAGGTCTACGACCTCATCATGAAGTTCGCCAACTACGGTTTCAACAAGGCGCATGCGGCGGCGTACGGTTTCATCGCGTACCAGACGGCTTACCTAAAGGCGAACTACCCCGCGGAGTTCATGGCCGCGCTCCTGACGAGCGTCGCCGGCCAGTCCGAAAAGGTATCCCAGTACATCGACGAGTGCAGGAGGCTCGGCATCCGCGTTCTGCCCCCCGATATTAACGAGAGCCTGGCCGACTTCACCGTCACGAAGGACGGCATAAGGTTCGGGCTCAACGCGGTCAAGAACGTGGGCGAGGCGGCGATTGCCTCTATCATCAGCGCAAGGGATGAGGGTGGGCTGTTCCGGTCGCTCGCGGATTTCTGCTCGCGGGTGGACTCGCGCGCCCTGAACAAGCGCGTACTGGAGAGCCTGATAAAGTCGGGGTCCATGGGGAGCCTGGGCAGGCGTGCCCAGCTGATGGCCGCTCTGGAGGGCACGCTGTCTCGTTCGTCGCGGTCGGCGAAGGGCAGTAGTGGCAGCCAGATGAGCCTTCTCTCCGGTGTGCCCGTGCAGGCTGCCGGAGAGTCGCTGCCGGACGTCCCCGAGTACCCGCGAAACGAATTGCTCAGGATGGAAAAAGACCTGCTGGGGCTATATATTAGCGGTAACCCTCTCAAGGAGTGCGAGCGGCAGCTCAGGAACATGTGCTCGTGCACCTGCCAGCGCCTGTCCGGCGTCGCCAACGACGAGAGAGTCACGATCGGCGGCCTCATAACCGCTGCCAAGAAAATAACCACGAAAAACGGCGGGATGATGGCGTTCGTCACCCTGGAAGACCTCACCGGCTCGACCGAAGTCGTTGTGTTTCCGCGGGTATTCGGCAAGGTGTCTCAGGACATCCAGGTGGACACAATAGTGCTTGTCACGGGCCGGGTGCAGATACAGGACGAGCAGGTGAAAGTGATTGCGGAGTCCGTGTCGCCGCTTTCCAGGGGCCAGGGGGTTTTCGCAGGGTCGAGCGGCAAAGTCACCGTCGTGGTTCGCGGCGGCGACACGGCTGGTGGCGCGACACTCAACAGGCTGAAGGAGATCCTCCAGGATAACGCGGGTTCGTGGCCTGTTTACATCAACTTCGTTGACAAGAAGAGACTCATCATGGCCTCACCGCAGTACTGGGTCACACCGTCGCCGTCGCTGCAGTGCGAGCTCGAAGACCTCGTGGGAAGCGGTTGCGTTGCCTTCGAGGAAATCCCGGAAAAGGAGTTTTCGGAAGTCGAGGAGAACGGATGA
- a CDS encoding M20/M25/M40 family metallo-hydrolase: MMRRRWVLPAAVVMVFAMAGVALAGTGPAHKDIPREFSGEAALAHIQALATGPRVGGTPAELQAAEYIKSYLAGLGYEASLQQFPIWYFEGRGCSLEVLSPAAVAGPRAVNLLTYSAPGDVETDLVYCGLGKAEDFAGLDVTGKIALIKRGSITFLEKTQNAMNHGASAVVIFNSAPANFFGTLQKPVGMPAVSISGVDGEALVAALAEGPVKVHLVSDTTIEQRYSHNVIASKKPSRGKGTGKVVLVGAHLDSVAAGPGTNDNASGVAVMLEAARVLKDYDLASEVRFLAFGSEELSLVGSNYYAASLTPEEVSSIIGMINLDMVGVGGTCSSGNIGISDEWLVDLGIATAGEMGLTMEKEARGTNSDHYPFEALGIPVNFVTWGPDPYYHTPQDTVDKISTADLNWAGDVVTANMFDLAKTPLPKSVSGILAKAHKYTSTYMGRECDLE, encoded by the coding sequence TTGATGAGACGCAGGTGGGTATTGCCGGCCGCGGTTGTGATGGTATTCGCCATGGCCGGCGTGGCACTGGCAGGTACCGGACCCGCTCACAAGGACATACCGCGCGAGTTTTCGGGTGAAGCGGCCCTGGCGCACATCCAGGCCCTGGCCACGGGGCCGAGGGTGGGAGGAACGCCGGCCGAGCTCCAGGCTGCGGAGTACATCAAGTCGTACCTGGCCGGCCTGGGGTATGAGGCATCACTCCAACAGTTCCCGATCTGGTACTTCGAGGGCAGGGGCTGCTCGCTGGAAGTCCTCTCGCCCGCAGCGGTCGCGGGTCCCCGGGCCGTCAACTTGCTGACCTACTCGGCACCGGGCGACGTCGAGACAGACCTGGTATACTGCGGCCTCGGCAAGGCGGAGGACTTCGCCGGCCTGGATGTGACTGGGAAGATTGCGCTCATCAAGCGAGGCTCGATCACGTTCCTGGAGAAGACGCAGAACGCCATGAATCACGGGGCGTCGGCGGTCGTCATCTTCAACAGCGCGCCGGCCAACTTCTTCGGCACCCTCCAAAAACCCGTGGGCATGCCTGCGGTTTCTATCTCCGGGGTAGACGGGGAGGCGCTGGTGGCCGCGCTGGCAGAAGGGCCGGTCAAGGTGCACCTTGTGAGCGACACCACGATCGAGCAAAGGTATTCGCACAACGTGATCGCATCCAAAAAGCCGTCGCGGGGCAAGGGGACCGGCAAGGTCGTCCTGGTCGGCGCGCATCTTGACTCCGTGGCGGCCGGGCCCGGCACCAACGACAACGCCTCGGGCGTCGCCGTGATGCTCGAGGCGGCCAGGGTCCTGAAGGATTACGACCTGGCCAGCGAGGTGCGGTTCCTCGCGTTCGGGTCGGAGGAGCTCAGCCTGGTGGGGTCCAACTACTACGCGGCGTCGCTCACTCCCGAGGAGGTTTCCAGCATCATCGGGATGATCAACCTCGACATGGTCGGTGTCGGCGGCACGTGCTCCTCGGGCAACATCGGGATATCGGACGAGTGGCTCGTGGACCTCGGCATCGCCACCGCCGGCGAGATGGGTCTTACAATGGAGAAGGAGGCCCGCGGCACGAACAGCGACCACTATCCGTTTGAGGCTCTGGGGATACCGGTCAACTTCGTCACGTGGGGGCCCGACCCGTACTACCACACTCCCCAGGATACGGTCGACAAGATTAGCACAGCCGACCTCAACTGGGCGGGCGATGTGGTGACGGCGAACATGTTCGACCTGGCGAAGACCCCGCTTCCGAAGTCGGTCAGCGGTATACTCGCCAAGGCGCACAAGTACACGTCGACCTACATGGGAAGGGAGTGCGATCTCGAGTAA
- a CDS encoding glutamate decarboxylase → MWTVVYIAPNKALAEMLKEVLVKEGLLCMLRSMGVPQMGAAGSVEVLVPEGEVEEAHEILTGVLGV, encoded by the coding sequence GTGTGGACTGTAGTCTACATAGCACCTAACAAGGCCCTGGCTGAGATGCTGAAGGAGGTCCTGGTTAAAGAGGGACTCCTGTGCATGCTCAGGTCGATGGGGGTACCTCAAATGGGGGCGGCCGGTAGCGTGGAAGTACTGGTTCCCGAGGGAGAGGTAGAGGAAGCCCACGAGATTCTCACAGGAGTGCTGGGTGTATAA
- the pfkA gene encoding 6-phosphofructokinase: MRIGVLTSGGDAPGMNACIRAVVRKGIYDGHQVIGFMRGFIGLMSGEMVSMQLGSVADIIHRGGTVLHSGRSDKFRTPEGLAEAVKVLKQERFDGLIVIGGDGSLHGSKMLIDQGINVAFVPGSIDNDVACTDYSIGFDTALNTILDGVNKLRDTATAFERTFVVEVMGRERGFLALAAGMAGGAESILIPEIPFSMDDVCDRLLRGYRRGKTHSIIVVAEGVGSGFSVAEEITKRTGFETRVAVLGYIQRGGTPSGLDRMLGSRMGAKAVEMLAQGRKSSFIGVSGPDLEVQDIDYVLTQKKEIDHEVYRLAAELAI, translated from the coding sequence ATGAGGATAGGAGTGTTGACCAGCGGCGGGGATGCCCCGGGCATGAATGCTTGCATCCGCGCCGTCGTACGCAAGGGGATCTACGATGGGCACCAGGTCATCGGCTTCATGCGCGGGTTCATCGGCCTGATGTCGGGTGAGATGGTTTCGATGCAGCTCGGGTCGGTCGCGGACATAATCCACAGGGGCGGGACAGTCCTGCATAGCGGCAGGAGCGACAAGTTCAGGACGCCGGAGGGCCTGGCCGAGGCGGTCAAAGTCCTGAAGCAGGAGCGGTTTGACGGGCTCATCGTGATCGGGGGCGACGGATCGCTCCACGGTTCCAAGATGCTCATTGACCAGGGGATAAACGTGGCGTTCGTCCCGGGTAGCATAGATAACGACGTGGCCTGCACCGACTACTCCATCGGATTCGATACGGCCCTCAACACGATCCTCGACGGCGTCAACAAACTCCGCGACACCGCCACCGCCTTCGAGCGTACATTCGTTGTCGAGGTTATGGGCCGCGAGAGAGGGTTCCTCGCGCTTGCGGCGGGGATGGCCGGCGGGGCCGAGTCGATATTGATACCGGAGATACCGTTCAGCATGGACGACGTGTGCGACAGGCTGCTGAGAGGATACCGGCGGGGCAAGACACACAGTATCATTGTGGTCGCCGAGGGCGTTGGCAGCGGTTTCAGCGTTGCCGAGGAGATAACCAAGAGGACCGGGTTCGAGACCCGCGTGGCTGTGCTTGGTTACATCCAGAGGGGAGGCACGCCCTCGGGGTTGGACAGAATGCTCGGCAGCCGCATGGGGGCAAAGGCGGTCGAGATGCTCGCTCAGGGCCGGAAGTCCTCGTTCATCGGCGTCTCCGGTCCCGATCTCGAGGTCCAGGACATAGATTATGTCTTAACGCAGAAGAAAGAAATCGATCACGAGGTGTACCGGCTTGCCGCGGAACTCGCGATCTAG
- a CDS encoding UDP-N-acetylmuramoyl-L-alanine--D-glutamate ligase codes for MDWRGKKVAVVGMGLSNVPLARYLVSKGARITAFDKKTARDLGGIFDEMTRLGVEFSTGPGYLDRLSGFEHVFLTPGMKKDLPEITAARDAGAEISSETRLFFQLCKATTAGVTGSAGKTTTTTLLGKMLKKHGRRPVFVGGNIGNPLIEEVERIPPEAVVVLELSSFQLQTLDRSPDVAVITNVSPNHLDVHASMEEYVESKKSIFRFQGETGAAVLNADNAVTAAMAAECPGHTLLFSRVGPGRGGAFVREDIVMTPVFGWSDAPSPGEGQALRAVPAVEPRFEPVLPVNEIRIPGLHNVENVLAAATASSWLGARPGDIAGVARAFPGVEHRLELVRIRDGVHYYNDSIATAPDRTIAALHTIEGPLVLILGGYDKHLPFEALANEVVERARLVFTLGDTAPRIEEAIARAAEQAGHGPEVIRCGSLGEVVRKAVENARPGDSVLLSPACASYDMFRNFEERGRIFKALVAKI; via the coding sequence TTGGACTGGCGGGGTAAGAAGGTCGCGGTGGTGGGAATGGGGCTAAGCAACGTGCCTTTGGCCCGCTACCTGGTATCCAAGGGAGCCAGAATCACGGCCTTCGACAAGAAGACCGCCAGGGATCTCGGCGGGATCTTCGACGAGATGACGCGCCTGGGGGTCGAGTTCTCGACCGGACCCGGGTACCTCGACAGGCTGTCCGGCTTCGAGCATGTTTTTCTCACCCCGGGGATGAAGAAGGACCTCCCCGAGATAACCGCAGCCAGGGACGCCGGTGCCGAAATCAGCTCCGAGACAAGGTTGTTCTTCCAGTTGTGCAAGGCGACGACGGCCGGCGTAACCGGCAGCGCGGGGAAGACCACCACCACCACGCTGCTGGGAAAGATGCTCAAGAAGCACGGCCGGAGGCCCGTGTTTGTCGGCGGCAACATCGGCAACCCTCTCATAGAGGAAGTCGAGCGAATCCCGCCCGAGGCGGTCGTCGTGCTGGAGCTGTCGAGTTTCCAGCTCCAGACGCTGGACAGGAGTCCCGACGTCGCGGTCATCACGAACGTCAGCCCCAATCACCTCGACGTACACGCATCCATGGAAGAGTACGTTGAGTCCAAGAAGAGCATCTTTCGCTTCCAGGGCGAGACGGGAGCGGCGGTGCTCAACGCCGATAACGCGGTCACGGCGGCGATGGCCGCCGAGTGTCCCGGCCACACGCTTTTGTTCAGCCGGGTAGGACCGGGTCGAGGCGGCGCCTTCGTCCGGGAAGACATCGTGATGACGCCGGTGTTCGGGTGGAGCGACGCGCCCTCGCCGGGCGAGGGACAGGCGCTGCGCGCCGTACCGGCGGTCGAGCCGCGCTTCGAGCCGGTGCTCCCCGTGAACGAGATCAGGATCCCCGGACTCCACAACGTCGAGAACGTGCTCGCCGCTGCGACCGCTTCGTCGTGGCTGGGAGCGCGCCCCGGGGACATCGCCGGAGTCGCCAGGGCATTCCCGGGGGTCGAGCACAGGCTCGAACTCGTACGGATCAGGGACGGGGTGCATTACTACAACGACTCTATCGCGACGGCCCCCGACCGGACAATCGCGGCGCTCCACACCATCGAGGGGCCACTCGTGCTCATCCTGGGCGGGTACGACAAGCACCTCCCGTTCGAGGCACTGGCGAACGAGGTGGTTGAGCGCGCACGGCTCGTGTTCACGCTCGGCGACACCGCCCCGCGGATCGAGGAGGCCATAGCCCGCGCCGCGGAGCAGGCCGGCCACGGCCCCGAGGTGATCCGTTGCGGCAGTCTGGGCGAGGTCGTCCGCAAGGCGGTCGAGAACGCGCGGCCGGGCGACAGCGTACTGCTCTCTCCGGCTTGCGCTAGTTACGACATGTTCAGGAACTTCGAGGAGCGCGGCAGGATATTCAAGGCGCTCGTCGCCAAGATATGA
- a CDS encoding endonuclease III: protein MERSPEYFCTILNELRKDNPELGKGFLLRETAGDPLDVLILTLLSQATNDRNSGRAFRRLKQRFPTWDRVLEASEAEIEEAIRVGGLARQKAARIKGILRAVLERTGSFSLEFLRDWDTDAVWEYLTSLEGVGPKTAACVALFSLGRPAFPVDTHILRVSKRLGLVDEKASAEKAQEHLQKTIPPEMSMDLHLGLIEHGRRTCRPSKPGCHECRLRTACRRPAVEDFTPPAENS from the coding sequence ATGGAACGCAGTCCCGAGTATTTCTGCACGATCCTCAATGAACTCAGGAAGGACAACCCCGAGCTGGGGAAGGGGTTCCTCCTTCGCGAGACGGCGGGCGACCCGCTCGACGTGCTCATCCTCACGCTCCTGTCGCAGGCCACGAACGACCGTAACAGCGGCAGGGCGTTCCGCCGGCTGAAGCAGCGGTTCCCCACCTGGGACCGTGTTCTCGAAGCTTCCGAGGCCGAGATCGAAGAGGCCATCAGGGTCGGGGGCCTGGCAAGGCAGAAGGCCGCCCGCATCAAGGGCATTCTCCGGGCGGTTCTCGAGCGGACGGGGTCGTTCTCTCTGGAGTTCCTCAGGGACTGGGATACGGATGCCGTCTGGGAGTACCTGACCTCCCTGGAGGGTGTTGGCCCCAAGACCGCGGCGTGCGTAGCGCTGTTCTCGCTCGGCCGCCCCGCATTCCCCGTCGACACGCACATACTGCGGGTGTCGAAGCGGCTCGGCCTGGTGGATGAGAAGGCCTCGGCCGAGAAGGCGCAGGAACACCTCCAGAAAACAATACCGCCCGAGATGAGTATGGACCTTCATCTCGGGCTCATCGAACACGGGAGACGAACATGCCGTCCTTCGAAACCTGGGTGCCACGAATGCAGACTCCGCACCGCTTGCAGAAGGCCTGCCGTGGAGGATTTTACTCCCCCGGCCGAGAACTCGTGA
- the pyk gene encoding pyruvate kinase yields MRKTKIVCTLGPASESPEIMTGLIEAGMNVARLNLSHGSRDEHARRIETLRQACARLGRPVAVMLDTKGPEIRLGEFRNGSAVLEEGAAFTLTTREVLGDSTIAHVQHPGFPRDVHEGGGVLLDDGNIGLSVLEVGGTDVRCRVLNGGVISNRKKVNLPDSSVSLPALSDKDIDDLRWGVAIDVDFIAASFIRKESDVLAIRRIIEEAGGCTHIISKIESREGVSNLDEILKVSDGLMVARGDLGVEIPPEDVPLVQKTMIDRCNRLGKPVITATQMLESMINKPRPTRAEASDVANAIFDGTDAVMLSAETASGKYPVEATAMMARIAERAETALRHDEILVRKRTQAARTVTEAISSATAGTANDLGAACVITATESGHTARMVSKYRPRAPVLAVTPRPDTVRKLLLVWGVFPTQITPVKGTDEMVDQAVLAGLEKGLIKKGDLVVITAGVPVGIPGTTNLIKVHTVGDIPVRGTGIGSRPATGRACIAKTATEAAGKFHPGDILVTIGTDSDFVPFIREASGIIAEEGGLTSHAAIAALQYGIPAVVGAQGATSILRDLQTVTIDATRGLIYLGEACV; encoded by the coding sequence TTGAGGAAGACCAAAATCGTATGCACACTCGGTCCGGCCAGCGAATCGCCGGAGATAATGACCGGGCTCATCGAAGCGGGCATGAACGTGGCCCGCCTCAATTTATCCCACGGAAGCCGGGATGAGCACGCGCGGCGCATCGAGACACTGCGGCAGGCGTGCGCGCGCCTGGGCCGCCCCGTCGCGGTGATGCTCGACACCAAGGGGCCCGAGATCAGGCTCGGCGAGTTCCGGAACGGCTCCGCGGTGCTGGAGGAAGGCGCCGCCTTCACGCTCACGACGCGCGAGGTGCTAGGTGACTCGACGATCGCGCACGTGCAGCACCCCGGGTTCCCCCGCGACGTGCACGAGGGCGGGGGAGTCCTGCTCGACGACGGCAACATCGGGCTGTCGGTGCTCGAAGTCGGCGGGACGGACGTGCGCTGCCGGGTACTCAACGGCGGGGTAATCAGTAACCGCAAGAAGGTAAACCTGCCCGACTCCAGCGTGTCACTTCCCGCGCTGTCGGATAAGGACATCGACGACCTGCGATGGGGCGTCGCCATCGACGTCGACTTCATCGCGGCCTCGTTCATCAGGAAGGAATCCGACGTCCTGGCCATCCGGCGCATTATCGAGGAGGCGGGCGGCTGCACCCACATCATCTCCAAGATCGAGAGCCGCGAGGGAGTCAGCAACCTCGACGAGATCCTGAAGGTCTCGGACGGGCTCATGGTGGCGCGCGGCGACCTCGGCGTCGAGATTCCACCGGAGGACGTGCCGCTCGTCCAGAAGACGATGATCGACCGGTGCAACAGGCTGGGCAAGCCCGTGATTACCGCCACGCAAATGCTGGAGTCGATGATAAACAAGCCGCGGCCGACGCGCGCTGAGGCCAGTGACGTGGCCAATGCCATCTTCGACGGCACGGACGCCGTGATGCTGTCGGCTGAGACCGCCTCGGGCAAATACCCCGTTGAAGCCACGGCCATGATGGCCCGCATTGCGGAGAGGGCCGAGACCGCGCTGCGGCACGATGAGATCCTCGTGCGCAAGCGTACGCAGGCTGCCCGGACTGTCACCGAGGCTATATCCAGCGCCACGGCAGGGACGGCGAATGACCTTGGCGCCGCGTGCGTCATTACCGCCACCGAGTCGGGGCACACCGCCCGCATGGTCTCGAAGTACAGGCCGCGCGCCCCCGTCCTCGCGGTGACTCCGCGACCCGACACGGTGAGGAAGCTGCTTCTCGTGTGGGGCGTATTCCCGACGCAAATCACGCCGGTGAAGGGCACAGACGAAATGGTTGACCAGGCGGTTCTGGCCGGCCTCGAGAAGGGACTCATCAAGAAGGGCGACCTCGTGGTCATCACCGCGGGCGTCCCCGTGGGGATACCGGGCACCACGAACCTCATAAAGGTACACACTGTCGGTGACATCCCCGTTCGCGGCACAGGGATCGGGTCGAGGCCCGCCACCGGCCGGGCATGCATCGCGAAGACCGCCACGGAGGCCGCCGGCAAGTTCCACCCGGGTGATATTCTCGTAACGATCGGGACGGACAGCGACTTCGTCCCGTTCATCCGTGAAGCGTCAGGCATCATTGCTGAAGAAGGCGGCCTGACTTCGCACGCGGCGATCGCCGCCCTGCAGTACGGTATCCCGGCCGTGGTCGGGGCGCAGGGCGCGACGAGTATCCTGAGGGACCTGCAGACCGTGACTATAGACGCCACGCGGGGGCTGATTTACCTCGGTGAAGCCTGCGTATGA